AAAGCCAAGCTTTCGGTACGGCTCACAGGCCAACTAAAGTGATTGACTTGGATGTTACCTATTGTTGGGATAGCAAACCGATGAATTAACCCAACGATATGCTCTACATTCTTTTCAAAAACTAAAGGTTGAATAGGCTGATGTTCTTTGGGAAGCTTTTTACGATTATCGGCATCGTAGTTCCATTGGCCAGAAATAGGCTGACCTTCGTCCATCAGTATATTATATTTTTTACGCATCATTCTATAAAAGCTTTCCATCAGGTACGTTTTTTTACCCTTAAAAAATGATGCTAAGTCATCTCTTTTGCTCAAAAAATGTTCAGAATCGACAGCTTTCGATGGAATATGGATAGATTGACAAAAAAGTTGTAATTGATGGTCGAGGCGATATTCATCGGGGAGCTGATATTCAAATAACTGTATGTCTAGTTCTTGAATAAGCCAAAGCAGATTATTGGTTAACGACTGTGTATTTATTTCATCATCTAGCATAATGTAATTTATGCGATGCCCTTGCTCGTGCAATTCTTGGGAAAACTGCCTCATAGCCATAAAAAAACCAACTACTTTTTGGATATGGTGAGTTACATAGTCTGTTTCTTGACGTATTTCCATCATCACATACAAAATAGAGTTGTCAACGCTATCAAACCACGAATGTTTGTGATTGAGTTGGTCGCCCAAAATAAGGCGTAAAGTTGTAATTTTCATGAAGAGAAAACCACATTATACAGCTAATTGTTTGGGTAACAAAAAGCCTCTTACTGAAATAAGTTCAATAAGAGGCTTTTGTAATAGAAAGAAGTACGAAAGTACTATTTAGAAGACAATACAGCACTAAAGTACTCACGGTTCATACGAGCGATATTTTCCAAAGAAATTTCTTTTGGACATTCAGCTTCGCAAGCACCTGTGTTGGTACAAGCACCAAAGCCCTCTGCATCCATTTGTGCAACCATTTTTTCGGCACGCATAGTACGCTCAGCTTGTCCTTGTGGCAACAACGACAATTGAGATATTTTAGCAGAAGTAAATAACATAGCCGAAGCATTTTTGCAGGCAGCTACACAAGCACCACAACCAATACAAGCTGCTGCTGCGAAGGCCTCATCAGCATTTTCTTTTGGAATAGGTAAAGCGTTGGCATCTTGAGCATTACCAGTATTAACAGACACGAAACCACCTGCCGAAATAATACGGTCGAAAGCAGAACGGTTTACGGCTAAGTCTTTAATTACAGGGAATGCTGCAGCTCTCCAAGGCTCAACGGTAATTGTTTCACCTGATTGGAAAGAACGCATGTGCAACTGGCAAGTAGTAACGCCGCGGTTAGGGCCATGAGGGCTACCATTGATATACATCGAACACATACCGCAAATACCTTCACGGCAGTCGTGGTCGAAAGCGATTGGCTCTTGGCCTTCGTTGATTAATCTTTCATTAAGAACGTCAAACATTTCGAGGAATGACATATCCTCAGAAATACCAGTAACGTCGTAAGTCTCGAATCTACCCTCCGAGTTGGCATTTTTTTGACGCCAGATTTTGAGCGTCAAGTTCATATTTCCTTCCATTTTGTTGGCTGTTTGAAGATTTGAAAATTTGAAGATTTGAAAATGAAGGAAATAAAATGCTATTATTTCAGCTTCATTTTAGAACTGTGATTATTCAGGAGTGTCTCCTAATAATTACAGTTAATTCTTCAAGGATTATGTTTTCTGCTTTTGGGTAAAGCTCGGTCAAAGCCAATACTTAGTGTTATTGGGTTGAGCCTCCCATAATTTACATCAATAGTAGTATTGCCTTACTATTGATTTCTAATACTACATAATTTGATGATTTGTAGAGAAAATGAAAGTATTTGATTGGTTTTGGGAATATTTCTCTTAAAAGGCTATTTTAACTAGAAACCTACCACAAGTTTTATCATTCTACTTTCATTTTCAAATCAGCAAATTTTCAAATTATTTATAGCTACGTTGAGCAATTTTAATATTTTCGTACACCAATTCTTCTTTGTGTAGTTCGTATTGAGAATCACCTTTGTATTCCCATGCTGCAACGTAAGCATAATTTTCGTCGTCACGTTTTGCTTCACCTTCTTCTGTTTGGTATTCTTCACGGAAGTGGCCACCACAAGACTCGTTACGATTCAAAGCATCGATACACATCAATTCGCCCAATTCTAAGAAGTCAGCCACACGAGTAGCTTTTTCTAATTCAGGGTTAAATTCATCAGCATCGCCAGGAATACGAACCTCTGACCAGAATTCTTTACGAAGAGCTTTGATTTCTTCGATAGCTTCTTTCAAGCCAGCTTCGTTACGAGCCATACCACACTTATCCCACATGATTTTACCTAATTTTTTGTGGAAATAATCAACAGATTTAGAGCCTTTGATAGTCATCAATTTGTTGATAGTATCTTGTACAGCTTTTTCGGCTGCCACAAACTCAGGGGCATCGGTAGGAATAGCTTTTGTACGGATATCGCCAGAAAGATATGAACCAATTGTATATGGAATTACGAAATAACCATCGGCCAAACCTTGCATCAAAGCTGACGCTCCTAAACGGTTGGCACCGTGGTCAGAGAAGTTAGCTTCGCCCAAAGCATAAAGCCCCGGTACTGTAGTCATCAAGTTGTAATCAACCCAAAGGCCACCCATTGTATAGTGTACCGCTGGATAAATACGCATAGGAACTTCGTAAGGGTTTTCGCCAGTAATTTGTTTGTACATATCAAACAAGTTACCATATTTTTCTTTCACAACTTCTTTACCCATGGCTTTCAATTCTTCTTCCGAAGCATTATGAATACCTCTTTTGTTGGCTTCGCCACGGCCATAACGCAAGATTGCCGCAGCGTAGTCAAGGTAAACAGCCATTTTAGAAGCACCAACACCATAGCCAGCATCGCAACGCTCTTTGGCAGCACGAGAGGCAATATCACGAGGTACAAGGTTACCAAAAGCAGGGTAACGACGCTCCAAGTAATAATCACGTTCGTCTTCAGGAATTTGGTTGGCAGGGCGAGTATCATTAGGTTTTTTAGGAACCCAAATACGACCATCGTTACGCAACGATTCAGACATCAATGTCAATTTTGATTGATGGTCGCCAGATACAGGAATACAAGTAGGGTGAATTTGAGTATAACAAGGGTTACCAAAGAATGCCCCTTTTTTGTGAGCTTTCCATGCCGCTGTAACGTTAGAACCCATTGCATTGGTAGACAAATAGAACACGTTGCCATACCCCCCCGAGCACAACAATACAGCATGTCCGAAGTGGCGTTCTAATTTACCTGAAATAAGGTCACGAGCAATAATACCACGGGCTTTGCCTTCAACCATTACAACATCCATCATTTCGTGGCGAGTAAATAATTCTACATTACCCAAACCAACCTGACGTTGTAAAGCCGAATATGCCCCCAATAGTAACTGTTGACCTGTTTGGCCAGCAGCATAAAAAGTACGTTGTACTTGTGT
The DNA window shown above is from Flectobacillus major DSM 103 and carries:
- a CDS encoding fumarate reductase/succinate dehydrogenase flavoprotein subunit, with amino-acid sequence MSTRLDAKIPDGQLSEKWTKYRSTVPLVNPANKRNIEIIVVGTGLAGASAAASLAEMGYKVKAFCFQDSPRRAHSIAAQGGVNAAKNYQNDGDSVYRLFYDTIKGGDYRAREANVHRLAEVSGSIIDQCVAQGVPFAREYGGLLSNRSFGGTQVQRTFYAAGQTGQQLLLGAYSALQRQVGLGNVELFTRHEMMDVVMVEGKARGIIARDLISGKLERHFGHAVLLCSGGYGNVFYLSTNAMGSNVTAAWKAHKKGAFFGNPCYTQIHPTCIPVSGDHQSKLTLMSESLRNDGRIWVPKKPNDTRPANQIPEDERDYYLERRYPAFGNLVPRDIASRAAKERCDAGYGVGASKMAVYLDYAAAILRYGRGEANKRGIHNASEEELKAMGKEVVKEKYGNLFDMYKQITGENPYEVPMRIYPAVHYTMGGLWVDYNLMTTVPGLYALGEANFSDHGANRLGASALMQGLADGYFVIPYTIGSYLSGDIRTKAIPTDAPEFVAAEKAVQDTINKLMTIKGSKSVDYFHKKLGKIMWDKCGMARNEAGLKEAIEEIKALRKEFWSEVRIPGDADEFNPELEKATRVADFLELGELMCIDALNRNESCGGHFREEYQTEEGEAKRDDENYAYVAAWEYKGDSQYELHKEELVYENIKIAQRSYK
- a CDS encoding succinate dehydrogenase/fumarate reductase iron-sulfur subunit, whose translation is MNLTLKIWRQKNANSEGRFETYDVTGISEDMSFLEMFDVLNERLINEGQEPIAFDHDCREGICGMCSMYINGSPHGPNRGVTTCQLHMRSFQSGETITVEPWRAAAFPVIKDLAVNRSAFDRIISAGGFVSVNTGNAQDANALPIPKENADEAFAAAACIGCGACVAACKNASAMLFTSAKISQLSLLPQGQAERTMRAEKMVAQMDAEGFGACTNTGACEAECPKEISLENIARMNREYFSAVLSSK